From a single Chlorocebus sabaeus isolate Y175 chromosome X, mChlSab1.0.hap1, whole genome shotgun sequence genomic region:
- the USP26 gene encoding ubiquitin carboxyl-terminal hydrolase 26, whose amino-acid sequence MAALFLHGFVQIGNCKSGMSKSKESFTEAVEGRKKDRLVLYFKNGKCNTFQLSDNIQNVVLRSCRGNQNHLHLTLQNNNVLFVEGLSSTDAEQLKTFLDRVHQNKVQSPVRPGKGRNVFSSTTTQKEINKTSFHRVDEKSSRKSFEIAKGSGTGVLQRMPLLTSKSSTLTCGELPENQHKKRKRMLSSSSEMNEEFLKENNSVEYKKSKADRLRCVSYNRKKQLKLKELEENKKLECESSCIMKATGSPYLDDIGFLQALTEKMVLAFLLQPGYSDGYTKWDKLKLFFELFPEKICHGLPNLGNTCYMNAVLQSLLSIPSFADDLLNQSFPWGKIPLNALTMCLARLLFLKDTYNIEIKEMLLLNIKKAISAVAEIFHGNAQNDAHEFLAHCLDQLKDNMEKLNTIWKPKSEFVEDNFPKRVFADDPDTNGFSCPVITNFELELLHSIACKACGQVILKTELNNYLSINLPQGMKARPSSIQSTFDLFFGAEELEYKCAKCKHKTSVGVHSFSRLPRILIVHLKRYSLNEFCSLKKNGREVVISKYLKVSSHCNEGTRPPLPLSEDGEITDFQLLKVIRKMTSGSISVSWPSTKEPKDILASHIGSDTESEHKKGQTVLKGASRRQQQKYLGKNFKPNEPESVYSGDRAFIEKELLAHLMAYLEDTSLCQFHKAGGKPASSPDTCLAEVHFQTVPENPKRKKYVKTSKFVAFDSIINRTKDLYEDKNVRIPEKFQKVSEQTQQCDAMRICEQAPQQALPRSFPKPGAQGHTKNLIKPTKLNLQKPNRNSLPALGSNKNPRNKDILDKIKSKAKETKRNDDKGDHTYRLISVVSHLGKTLKSGHYICDAYDFEKQIWFTYNDMQVLGIQEAQMQEDRRCTGYIFFYMHNEIFEEMLKREENAQLKSKEVEETLQKE is encoded by the coding sequence aTGGCTGCCCTATTCCTACATGGTTTTGTCCAAATAGGGAACTGCAAGAGTGGGATGTCTAAGTCAAAAGAATCATTCACTGAAgcagtggaaggaaggaagaaagatagACTGGTGCTctatttcaaaaatggaaaatgtaacaCTTTTCAGCTAAGTGATAATATTCAAAACGTAGTCCTAAGATCCTGTAGAGGAAACCAAAATCACCTGCATTtaactttacaaaataataatgtctTGTTTGTTGAAGGATTATCCTCCACAGATGCTGAACAATTGAAGACATTCCTGGACAGAGTTCATCAAAACAAGGTTCAGTCACCTGTGAGACCTGGTAAGGGTAGGAATGTCTTTTCTAGCACAACAACACAGAAGGAAATCAACAAAACTTCATTCCACAGAGTTGATGAGAAATCAAGTAGGAAATCTTTTGAGATAGCAAAAGGAAGTGGGACAGGTGTCCTTCAGAGGATGCCTTTGCTTACATCAAAATCGTCAACACTTACTTGCGGAGAGTTAcctgaaaatcagcacaagaagaggaaaagaatgcTCTCATCTAGCTCAGAGATGAATGAGGAattcttgaaagaaaataattctgtagAATACAAGAAATCcaaggcagatcgcttgaggtgtGTAAGCTATAATCGAAAGAAACAATTGAAGTTAAAAGAGTTAGAAGAGAATAAGAAATTGGAATGTGAATCTTCGTGCATCATGAAGGCTACTGGAAGTCCTTACCTAGATGACATTGGATTTCTCCAAGCTCTCACTGAGAAAATGGTTTTGGCATTTCTATTACAACCAGGGTATAGTGACGGTTACACAAAGTGGGATAagttaaaactattttttgaattatttccagAGAAAATATGCCACGGCCTCCCCAATTTGGGAAACACCTGTTATATGAATGCAGTTTTACAGTCTCTACTTTCGATTCCATCGTTTGCTGATGATTTACTTAATCAGAGTTTCCCATGGGGTAAAATTCCCCTTAATGCTCTTACCATGTGCTTGGCACggctactttttttaaaagatacttataATATAGAAATCAAGGAGATGTTACTCTTGAATATTAAAAAGGCCATTTCAGCAGTTGCAGAGATATTCCATGGCAATGCACAGAACGATGCTCATGAGTTTTTAGCTCACTGTTTAGATCAGCTGAAAGATAACATGGAAAAACTCAACACAATTTGGAAGCCTAAAAGTGAatttgtggaagataattttccTAAACGGGTTTTTGCTGATGATCCTGATACCAATGGGTTTTCTTGCCCTGTCATTACTAATTTTGAGTTAGAGTTGTTGCACTCCATTGCTTGTAAAGCTTGTGGTCAGGTTATTCTCAAGACAGAACTGAATAATTACCTCTCCATCAACCTTCCCCAAGGAATGAAAGCACGCCCTTCATCTATTCAGTCtacttttgatcttttttttggAGCAGAAGAGCTTGAGTATAAATGTGCAAAATGTAAGCACAAGACTTCTGTTGGAGTGCACTCATTCAGTAGGCTACCTAGAATCCTTATTGTTCACCTCAAACGCTATAGCTTGAATGAGTTTTGTTCATTAAAGAAGAATGGCCGGGAGGTCgtcatttccaaatatttaaaggTGTCTTCTCATTGCAATGAAGGCACCAGACCACCTCTTCCCTTGAGTGAGGATGGAGAAATTACGGATTTCCAATTATTAAAAGTTATTCGAAAGATGACTTCTGGAAGCATCAGTGTATCATGGCCTTCAACAAAGGAACCCAAAGATATCCTAGCTTCACACATTGGATCAGATACGGAGTCTGAACACAAAAAAGGCCAGACAGTCCTTAAAGGGGCAAGCAGAAGACAGCAGCAAAAATACcttggaaaaaattttaaaccaaatGAGCCAGAATCTGTGTACTCAGGAGATCGAGCATTCATTGAAAAAGAACTGTTAGCTCACTTAATGGCATATCTGGAAGATACCTcactttgtcagttccacaaagCTGGAGGTAAACCTGCCAGCAGCCCAGACACATGTCTTGCAGAAGTTCACTTTCAAACAGTCCCTGAAAATCCAAAACGAAAGAAATATGTGAAAACCAGTAAGTTTGTAGCTTTTGATAGCATTATCAATCGTACTAAAGATTTGTATGAAGATAAAAATGTCAGAATTCcagaaaaattccaaaaagtGTCTGAACAGACTCAGCAGTGTGATGCTATGAGAATCTGTGAACAAGCCCCTCAGCAGGCACTACCTCGAAGCTTTCCAAAGCCAGGTGCCCAGGGGCACACAAAGAACCTCATAAAACCTACAAAATTAAATCTCCAGAAGCCTAACAGGAATTCCCTACCTGCACTGGGTTCCAATAAGAACCcaagaaacaaagacattttagataagataaaatctaaagccaaggaaacaaaaagaaatgacgATAAGGGAGATCATACCTACCGGCTCATTAGTGTTGTCAGCCATCTTGGGAAGACTCTAAAGTCAGGCCATTATATCTGCGATGCCTATGACTTTGAGAAGCAGATCTGGTTCACTTACAATGATATGCAGGTGTTAGGTATCCAGGAGGCCCAGATGCAGGAGGATAGGCGTTGCACTGGGTACATCTTCTTTTACATGCATAATGAGATCTTTGAAGAGATgttgaaaagagaagagaatgccCAGCTTAAGAGCAAGGAAGTAGAGGAGACCCTTCAGAAGGAGTAA